In Uranotaenia lowii strain MFRU-FL chromosome 2, ASM2978415v1, whole genome shotgun sequence, one genomic interval encodes:
- the LOC129745524 gene encoding BTB/POZ domain-containing protein 9 encodes MSSQSHKMAGPHSSSSSKSGSEEIELTARFSEQMAQLCMSHDYSDVTFIVENEKLPAHRVILAARSEYFRALLYGGLSESNQNEIHLKIPLKAFKALLKYIYSGNMSLAQMKEENILDTLGLANQYGFTDLEIAISDYLRQVLSLNNVCAILDAAKLFGLENLTNVCHSFFDRNAEEILRHESFKTLSEDSICSLLMRDSFFAPEVQIFLAVFDWCKYNGASVNVESVVSKVRFSLMTLDQLLHVVRPSGILDPDHLLDAIAEKTATVQLPHRGGIWPEENVACAKLNSRTIQGELRSALLDGDTISYDMEKGYTRHSISDNGESQGIVVELGQMFLINHIKILLWDRDSRSYSYFVEVSVNQTNWDRVVDYTDYYCRAWQYLFFPTRAVRYIRLVGTHNTVNKVFHVVALEAMFTEKTTPVVNGILAPSFNVATVDRSATVVEGVSRTRNVLLNGDVKNYDWDSGYTCHQLGSGVILVQLGQPYWIGSLRLLLWDCDDRSYSFYIETSTNLKQWDMVVDKRNDLLKSWQHFTFDPKVVVYIKIVGTQNTANEIFHCVHFECPSQDPKYIKSDAREGPLSLAFNISNSAGSSTFSAAAASATTASVGNVSLEANAEPQPSTSRESNVSTRELVD; translated from the exons ATGAGCAGCCAAAGTCACAAAATGGCCGGCCCTCATTCCTCGTCCTCCAGCAAATCCGGAAGTGAAGAGATTGAGCTGACGGCTCGATTCAGCGAACAGATGGCTCAGCTGTGCATGTCGCACGATTACTCCGACGTAACATTTATTGTAGAGAACGAAAAGTTACCGGCGCATCGGGTAATTTTGGCTGCCCGGAGTGAATATTTCCGAGCGCTGCTCTATGGTGGTCTCTCGGAGTCGAACCAGAAtgaaatacatttgaaaattccACTGAAGGCATTCAAAGCTCTGCTGAAGTATATTTATTCGGGCAACATGTCGTTGGCCCAGATGAAAGAGGAAAATATTTTGGATACCCTGGGACTGGCAAATCAGTACGGGTTTACGGATTTGGAAATTGccatttcagattatttgcgaCAAGTATTGTCGCTAAACAACGTTTGCGCAATTCTGGATGCGGCAAAACTTTTTGGGTTGGAAAATCTCACAAACGTCTGTCATTCGTTTTTCGATCGCAATGCCGAGGAAATATTGCGGCACGAATCGTTTAAAACACTTTCCGAGGATTCCATCTGCAGTTTGCTGATGAGGGATTCATTTTTCGCACCTGAGGTTCAGATTTTTCTCGCCGTGTTCGATTGGTGTAAGTACAACGGAGCATCGGTGAATGTTGAAAGCGTCGTTTCAAAAGTTCGCTTTTCTTTGATGACTTTGGATCAACTGTTGCACGTGGTGAGGCCGTCGGGTATATTGGATCCAGATCATCTGCTGGACGCTATCGCGGAGAAGACCGCTACAGTTCAGCTGCCGCACCGAGGAGGAATTT GGCCCGAGGAAAATGTTGCCTGCGCTAAGTTAAACTCCAGAACCATTCAAGGTGAACTCCGTTCAGCGTTGCTGGATGGGGACACCATTTCGTATGACATGGAAAAAGGTTACACGCGACATTCGATAAGCGATAACGGCGAATCACAAGGAATCGTGGTTGAGCTTGGGCAAATGTTCCTTATTaatcatattaaaattttactttgggATCGCGACAGTCGATCTTATTCGTACTTTGTAGAAGTTTCTGTCAATCAAACGAACTGGGATCGTGTTGTGGATTACACGGATTACTATTGCCGTGCCTGGCAGTATCTGTTTTTCCCGACCCGTGCAGTTCGGTACATTCGGTTGGTTGGAACACACAATACCGTCAACAAGGTATTCCACGTAGTTGCTCTGGAGGCAATGTTCACTGAAAAAACAACACCGGTTGTTAATGGAATTCTGGCACCTAGCTTCAATGTTGCCACCGTAGATCGCAGTGCTACCGTTGTAGAGGGAGTGAGCCGTACCCGGAACGTTCTTCTTAATGGTGATGTCAAAAACTACGACTGGGATTCGGGCTACACCTGCCATCAGTTGGGGTCCGGTGTTATTTTGGTTCAACTTGGTCAACCTTACTGGATCGGATCACTGCGTTTACTGCTGTGGGACTGCGATGACCGGTCATACAGTTTCTATATCGAAACATCAACTAATCTAAAGCAGTGGGATATGGTCGTTGACAAACGCAATGACCTTCTGAAATCATGGCAGCATTTTACCTTCGACCCAAAAGTTGTAGTGTACATAAAAATTGTAGGCACGCAGAACACTGCTAATGAA atatttcattGCGTTCACTTCGAGTGTCCTTCCCAGGATCCGAAATACATCAAGAGCGATGCACGCGAAGGACCCCTCTCGTTGGCGTTTAATATTAGCAATAGCGCAGGTTCATCGACGTTCTCTGCAGCAGCTGCTTCTGCAACAACTGCTTCAGTAGGCAACGTATCCCTAGAAGCTAACGCAGAACCGCAGCCCAGCACTAGTCGTGAAAGCAATGTCAGCACCCGAGAACTAGTTGACTAA
- the LOC129745530 gene encoding uncharacterized protein LOC129745530: MEIETIHLENWMCRICLERGTYNIFEDRLVLDPKHAAALNPESSIVQGHQEPSSFESSGGASNNSTIKDSVVTIVDALNYFCEFKISYTEIANEPTMICENCREELLQCIKFRKKVNDAENLLRKEYDCDETSIEGKSDLTLRLSDIDPFLMDVPDAETPSSDDAISAEEQVSIAESSKQPKVHLAKPRFRLTNQVNNILRHVTTSSRAVYDSKPFKDKRRDSNDDLADLGTPKKIFRRYSTDDVLEKTLVVPSFIFSRELDGSEERNVMHVAQTTVPESYEFSTADFVEQQPDTEGGGTYYCQHCPKAFSSPTHLLGHTKSTHLCQYCLQQFPDMVSRNKHLKEAHKTFQCSLCSFRTQYGTNLRTHLRKTHAIALPAHVTIVQTTPE; encoded by the exons atggaaatagaAACCATACACCTGGAAAACTGGATGTGCCGGATTTGTTTGGAGAGAGGCACTTACAACATCTTCGAGGATCGTCTGGTGTTGGACCCCAAACATGCAGCAGCGCTGAATCCAGAATCCTCAATCGTTCAAGGTCATCAAGAGCCTTCTTCGTTCGAAAGCAGCGGTGGCGCCAGCAATAATTCTACCATCAAGGACTCGGTCGTGACCATAGTTGATGCGCTCAATTACTTTTGCGAgttcaag atttcgtACACAGAAATCGCCAACGAACCAACGATGATTTGTGAAAATTGCCGTGAAGAGCTGTTGCAGTGTATTAAATTCCGGAAAAAAGTAAATGATGCGGAAAACTTACTGCGGAAGGAATACGACTGCGACGAAACATCGATAGAAGGAAAATCAGATTTGACGCTCCGTTTATCAGATATCGATCCGTTTCTAATGGACGTACCGGATGCCGAAACACCGTCGTCAGATGATGCCATCAGTGCTGAGGAACAAGTGTCGATAGCGGAATCGTCCAAGCAGCCGAAAGTTCACTTGGCGAAACCCCGTTTTCGATTGACCAACCAGGTTAATAACATATTACGCCACGTAACAACCAGTAGTAGAGCTGTGTACGATTCAAAGCCTTTCAAAGATAAACGCAGGGATTCGAATGACGATCTTGCTGATCTAGGTACGCCCAAGAAAATTTTCCGACGATATTCCACCGATGACGTGCTAGAGAAAACGCTAGTAGTGCCCAGCTTCATATTCTCCCGCGAGTTGGATGGTTCTGAGGAGAGAAATGTCATGCATGTTGCTCAAACGACTGTTCCAGAATCCTACGAGTTTTCAACGGCCGATTTCGTCGAACAGCAACCAGATACGGAGGGCGGCGGCACATACTATTGCCAGCACTGCCCGAAGGCTTTTTCGTCGCCCACTCATTTGTTGGGCCACACAAAAAGCACCCACCTTTGTCAATATTGTCTGCAGCAGTTTCCTGATATGGTTTCCAGAAACAAACACCTCAAAGAAGCCCACAAAACCTTTCAGTGTTCACTGTGTAGCTTCCGCACCCAGTATGGAACAAACCTGAGGACTCACCTGCGCAAAACTCACGCCATTGCTCTACCGGCTCACGTTACTATTGTACAAACAACACCGGAATGA
- the LOC129745525 gene encoding complex I assembly factor ACAD9, mitochondrial translates to MNYIARPGILSRFNKAPYLSPKSISAMRWKSSMPSPQAEAPDRSSDSEIKINTKPQHLRMEKREPFLKNLFVGQVDTDLLVYPESLSRDEQSRLVKERESLERVLKDSTSTGKLEKADVFSLQSPLNYGGKHLIETELAYFNEIISQDFSTAVKIGQHNAIVQLVNKFATETVKDKLLKRLSNGEHPASCAIFEKEAPSGTLFSTTANLDSTGRSWLLNGTKSFVINGDNAGYFLVLASTGTVDQISARETTVTTFLVSSETRGVKKLSSDETLGLNDVKQLSIGFENVELTNDDIIGTTGNGTAVLVELLKSTRVQTSVLGIQLMKRLLNNVVNYSIETKAASGHIMDFETVREQVARSACSIYAAESMVYLTTGLLDDFSGQDADIEAAATKIFTSERMLQTALQPLQFIGPQVLIQSEYDTLLRDSIQFYGHGETLDSIKFFVALSGLQHAGMASHETIKKDRNPAMNPSHVISKLFEKNTIDTPKQFVNLEHYLHPSLDPAAHWIEFSIMRLKLATECVLSRHGTDIVNHHIEQVRLADIAVLVYAMIATASRASRSYCIGLQHGEQEIHLANMFCKESCETVRRLAKDLEQGQFLTNDSENNALARYLFRQKKYFFEHPLKKNF, encoded by the exons ATGAACTATATTGCGCGCCCCGGTATTTTGAGTAGGTTCAATAAAGCACCGTATTTGAGCCCCAAGTCTATTAGTGCTATGCGATGGAAATCGAGCATGCCGTCTCCTCAGGCTGAAGCACCGGATCGTAGTTCAGATAGTGAGATTAAAATAAACACCAAACCCCAGCATTTACGGATGGAAAAACGAGAACCCTTCTTGAAAAACTTGTTCGTCGGTCAGGTGGATACAGATCTATTGGTTTACCCGGAATCACTTAGCAGAGATGAGCAATCCCGACTAGTGAAAGAGCGAGAGTCCCTGGAGCGTGTTTTGAAAGATAGCACCTCAACAGGCAAGCTGGAGAAAGCGGATGTGTTCTCGCTTCAGTCGCCATTGAATTACGGAGGAAAACATTTGATCGAAACAGAGCTAGCTTACTTCAATGAAATCATATCCCAAGACTTTTCTACTGCTGTAAAAATCGGGCAACATAATGCCATTGTACAGTTGGTAAACAAATTTGCAACTGAAACCGTCAAAGATAAGCTTCTCAAACGGTTAAGCAACGGTGAACATCCTGCTTCCtgtgcaatttttgaaaaggaaGCTCCCTCGGGGACCTTGTTCAGTACAACAGCAAACTTGGATTCGACTGGTCGAAGCTGGCTATTGAATGGAACCAAATCATTTGTGATAAATGGAGACAATGCAGGATACTTTCTGGTGCTTGCCTCAACTGGTACCGTGGATCAGATATCGGCTCGTGAAACAACAGTAACGACGTTTCTGGTCAGCAGTGAGACTCGAGGAGTTAAGAAATTGTCATCCGATGAAACGCTGGGACTGAACGATGTCAAGCAACTGAGTATCGGGTTTGAAAACGTGGAACTGACAAATG ATGATATAATTGGAACGACTGGAAATGGAACGGCAGTTTTGGttgaacttttgaaatcaaCACGGGTTCAAACCAGTGTGCTCGGTATTCAGCTCATGAAACGTTTGCTGAACAATGTTGTAAATTACAGCATTGAGACCAAAGCTGCAAGCGGACATATCAT GGATTTTGAAACCGTTCGGGAGCAGGTGGCCCGATCTGCATGCTCCATATACGCCGCGGAAAGCATGGTCTATCTCACCACAGGATTGTTGGACGATTTTTCCGGCCAAGACGCAGATATTGAAGCAGCGGCTACCAAAATATTCACTAGCGAGCGTATGTTGCAAACTGCTTTACAACCTCTGCAGTTTATAGGCCCCCAAGTACTAATACAGTCCGAATATGACACCTTGCTACGAGATTCCATACAATTCTACGGTCACGGTGAAACGCTggattccattaaattttttgttgcacTGAGCGGCCTGCAACATGCTGGg ATGGCAAGTCACGAAACTATCAAAAAGGACAGAAACCCGGCTATGAATCCATCGCACGTAATTTCAAAGTTGTTCGAGAAAAATACGATCGATACGCCGAAACAGTTTGTCAATCTGGAGCACTACCTGCACCCGTCTCTTGATCCGGCCGCCCACTGGATCGAGTTTTCCATCATGCGCCTGAAGCTAGCCACTGAGTGTGTTCTTTCTCGCCATGGGACCGATATCGTTAACCATCACATCGAACAGGTTCGACTGGCGGACATTGCGGTGCTGGTATACGCCATGATCGCAACGGCATCCCGTGCATCGCGTTCATACTGCATAGGACTGCAGCACGGCGAGCAGGAAATCCATTTGGCCAACATGTTCTGTAAGGAATCGTGCGAAACAGTCCGAAGGCTAGCCAAAGACCTCGAGCAAGGCCAGTTTCTCACCAACGACTCCGAGAACAACGCTCTGGCTAGATATTTATTCCGACAGAAGAAGTATTTCTTCGAGCATccattgaagaaaaatttttaa